The following coding sequences are from one Oncorhynchus nerka isolate Pitt River linkage group LG6, Oner_Uvic_2.0, whole genome shotgun sequence window:
- the LOC115130889 gene encoding uncharacterized protein LOC115130889 gives MTAQSQNVNKGRKTTSQPGVAGLSNLSNGSPANQNTHISFVQDSRRPDEFDFECVVNSKFKNSKVWFCEKCRFLTTDFDDYSSHIMEHAVMRFYCFYCNHVSYSEAELNHHVEQHTTVHPFKCQFCDYRAVKKDYVEMHMKRIHNAPPEKVSIALPRAPKPASLPSALPRDPTLSGILNARVAPLRTKNITTRVDEGRRVVEGRPMDGTLDANILPKVEVELLAPLNEPIQHNRPLTVSFPEVGTIPPGCLVELVEVKTVNGTKELKLRLVSQQSNGSVAKACRTTTSQNATLCKSSMSNATPTREKPVKKRTCPANISTRQINNQKQKDLTTAPNTNGIQLKKHSEELLVMVKDVNQTFEIKKEEVKEENCDSVQKSERLTSFTAVSSVSMMGNVNGTKSPSVAPAAMSSLVLCNPRSSTLVIPSPTNQPKEDKTCHVADSNTSGWTQSENPLVDDMPGPKGFPVISAVFSLSSPQLLAVALRTIALGNNSPSATVEQGNVKNSLILTPAKTTAVCKGHEHKINPGNTDMAPEGLSSVHAPQMTSKACHQMQSAQCSRHTQSLTSNPLSTKGGNNSVTIKLHKKTVLNMKKSPQNVAKKTVNTRDSWIGQINTEKGSVPRHWKSSANKRDISGRLSSCLKLSLKRIRVEEESSLQRFAPELNQRRKKRRRRDMVSGSKNFTHLLDTTGDRVIICPTPLKEDQLVKQPGPNQPVVVLNHPKPLVLRGRGGMEMIPDIGPTCHIMKMKLSKVMGHTYEVIGCTVKASP, from the exons ATGACGGCACAAAGTCAAAATGTCAACAAAG GAAGGAAGACGACATCCCAACCTGGAGTAGCAGGTCTGAGCAACCTATCAAATGGGAGTCCTGCAAATCAAAACACTCACATTTCATTTGTGCAGGATTCAAGAAGGCCAGATGAGTTTGACTTTGAGTGTGTGGTAAATTCCAAATTCAAAAACTCAAAAGTTTGGTTTTGTGAGAAATGTCGCTTTTTGACCACAGATTTTGATGATTACAGCAGCCATATTATGGAGCATGCGGTAATGAGATTTTACTGCTTCTATTGTAACCATGTCTCATACAGCGAGGCCGAATTAAACCACCATGTAGAACAGCACACCACAGTACACCCCTTCAAGTGTCAGTTCTGTGATTATAGAGCTGTGAAGAAAGACTATGTTGAAATGCATATGAAGCGAATACACAATGCGCCTCCTGAGAAAGTATCCATTGCTTTGCCCAGAGCTCCCAAACCGGCATCTCTCCCCAGTGCTCTGCCCAGAGATCCCACATTATCAGGGATCTTAAATGCAAGGGTCGCACCTTTGCGCACTAAGAATATCACAACCAGAGTGGATGAAGGAAGACGAGTGGTAGAAGGAAGACCTATGGATGGGACACTGGATGCAAACATATTGCCCAAAGTAGAGGTGGAGCTGTTGGCACCTTTAAATGAACCAATTCAACACAACAGGCCTTTGACTGTCTCTTTCCCTGAAGTGGGGACCATCCCCCCTGGCTGCCTTGTTGAACTTGTTGAGGTGAAAACAGTCAATGGCACCAAGGAACTAAAGTTGAGACTTGTCTCACAACAATCTAATGGGTCTGTAGCGAAAGCCTGTCGGACCACAACCTCACAAAATGCCACTTTGTGTAAATCATCGATGTCCAACGCCACTCCAACTAGAGAAAAGCCAGTGAAGAAGAGAACTTGCCCAGCCAACATATCAACCCGACAAATAAATAACCAGAAACAAAAGGATTTAACAACTGCCCCCAACACAAATGGCATACAACTGAAAAAACACTCTGAAGAGTTGCTGGTGATGGTGAAAGATGTAAATCAGACATTTGAGATAAAGAAAGAGGAAGTGAAGGAAGAGAACTGTGACTCTGTGCAAAAATCTGAACGCTTAACTTCATTTACAGCTGTCTCGAGTGTGTCCATGATGGGAAACGTCAATGGCACCAAATCACCCTCTGTTGCACCTGCTGCAATGTCATCTCTTGTATTGTGCAATCCTAGAAGTAGCACCCTGGTCATTCCCTCTCCAACAAACCAACCTAAAGAGGATAAGACTTGTCATGTGGCTGACTCAAACACCTCTGGTTGGACTCAATCTGAGAATCCATTAGTAGATGACATGCCAGGACCAAAAGGTTTCCCAGTCATTTCAGCTGTATTTTCTCTAAGTAGCCCTCAACTCTTGGCGGTGGCTCTTCGGACCATAGCTCTGGGTAACAATTCACCCTCTGCAACGGTAGAGCAAGGAAATGTCAAGAATTCTTTGATCCTCACACCTGCTAAGACAACAGCAGTGTGCAAAGGGCATGAACACAAGATAAATCCAGGAAACACTGACATGGCCCCTGAGGGTTTGTCCTCTGTTCATGCACCTCAAATGACCTCAAAAGCCTGTCACCAGATGCAGAGTGCTCAATGTTCTAGACACACCCAATCACTAACAAGTAATCCCTTGAGCACCAAGGGGGGAAATAACAGTGTTACAATAAAGCTTCACAAGAAAACAGTTTTGAATATGAAAAAAAGTCCTCAAAATGTGGCCAAAAAAACAGTAAACACACGGGACAGTTGGATTGGCCAAATTAACACTGAAAAAGGGTCAGTCCCCAGACACTGGAAAAGTTCAGCAAACAAGCGTGACATTTCTGGTAGACTCTCTTCCTGCCTGAAGCTCTCATTGAAAAGGATACGAGTAGAAGAGGAAAGTAGCCTTCAACGTTTTGCACCTGAGTTGAACCAACGAAGGAAGAAAAGAAGACGACGAGACATGGTATCTGGGTCAAAGAATTTCACCCACCTGTTAGATACCACAGGTGACAGGGTTATTATCTGCCCAACTCCACTGAAAGAAGACCAGCTGGTGAAGCAACCAGGCCCAAACCAACCTGTTGTGGTTCTCAATCATCCCAAGCCTCTGGTtctgagagggagggggggaatgGAGATGATTCCAGACATTGGTCCAACATGTCACATAATGAAAATGAAGTTGAGCAAAGTAATGGGACATACGTATGAGGTGATTGGATGTACCGTTAAGGCCTCTCCTTAG